The Papio anubis isolate 15944 chromosome 5, Panubis1.0, whole genome shotgun sequence genome has a segment encoding these proteins:
- the RICTOR gene encoding rapamycin-insensitive companion of mTOR isoform X5, translating to MGIIATFRSWAGIINLCKPGNSGIQSLIGVLCIPNMEIRRGLLEVLYDIFRLPLPVVTEEFIEALLSVDPGRFQDSWRLSDGFVAAEAKTILPHRARSRPDLMDNYLALILSAFIRNGLLEGLVEVITNSDDHISVRATILLGELLHMANTILPHSHSHHLHCLPTLMNMAASFDIPKEKRLRASAALNCLKRFHEMKKRGPKPYSLHLDHIIQKAIATHQKRDQYLRVQKDIFVLKDTEEALLINLRDSQVLQHKENLEWNWNLIGTILKWPNVNLRNYKDEQLHRFVRRLLYFYKPSSKLYANLDLDFAKAKQLTVVGCQFTEFLLESEEDGQGYLEDLVKDIVQWLNASSGMKPERSLQNNGLLTTLSQHYFLFIGTLSCHPHGVKMLEKCSVFQCLLNLCSLKNQDHLLKLTVSSLDYSRDGLARVILSKILTAATDACRLYATKHLRVLLRANVEFFNNWGIELLVTQLHDKNKTISSEALDILDEACEDKANLHALIQMKPALSHLGDKGLLLLLRFLSIPKGFSYLNERGYVAKQLEKWHKEYNSKYVDLIEEQLNEALTTYRKPVDGDNYVRRSNQRLQRPHVYLPIHLYGQLVHHKTGCHLLEVQNIITELCRNVRTPDLDKWEEIKKLKASLWALGNIGSSNWGLNLLQEENVIPDILKLAKQCEVLSIRGTCVYVLGLIAKTKQGCDILKCHNWDAVRHSRKHLWPVVPDDVEQLCNELSSIPSTLSLNSESTSSRHNSESESVPSSMFILEDDRFGSSSTSTFFLDINEDTEPAYYDRSGPIKDKNSFPFFASSKLVKNRILNSLTLPNKKHRSSSDPKGGKLSSESKTSNRRIRTLTEPSVDFNHSDDFTPTSTAQKTLQLETSFMGNKHIEDTGSTPSIGENDLKFTKNFGAENHRENTSRERLVVESSTSSHMKMRSQSFNTDTTTSGISSMSSSPSRETVGVDATTMDTDCGSMSTVVSTKTVKTSHYLTPQSNHLSLSKSNSVSLVPPGSSHTLPRRAQSLKAPSIATIKSLADCNFSYTSSRDAFGYATLKRLQQQRMHPSLSHSEALASPAKDVLFTDTITMKANSFESRLTPSRIDFKKKHVGGIRSLRPTITNNLFRFMKALSYASLDKEDLLSPINQNTLQRSSSVRSMVSSATYGGSDDYIGLALPVDINDIFQVKDIPYFQTKNIPPHDDRGARAFAHDAGGLPSGTGGLVKNSFHLLRQQMSLTEIMNSIHSDASLFLESTEDTGLQEHTDDNCLYCVCIEILGFQPSNQLSAICSHSDFQDIPYSDWCEQTIHNPLEVVPSKFSGISGCSDGVSQEGSASSTKSTELLLGVKTIPDDTPMCRILLRKEVLRLVINLSSSVSTKCHETGLLTIKEKYPQTFDDICLYSEVSHLLSHCTFRLPCRRFIQELFQDVQFLQMHEEAEAVLATPPKQPIVDTSAES from the exons CGAGGTCTACTTGAAGTGCTTTATGATATCTTTCGTCTTCCTCTGCCTGTTGTGACTGAGGAGTTCATAGAAGCATTACTCAGTGTAG atCCTGGGAGGTTCCAAGACAGTTGGAGGCTTTCAGATGGCTTTGTGGCAGCTGAGGCAAAAACTATTCTTCCTCATCGTGCCAGATCCAG GCCAGACCTCATGGATAATTATTTGGCATTGATACTCTCTGCATTTATTCGTAATGGACTTTTAGAG ggcCTAGTTGAAGTGATAACAAACAGTGATGATCATATCTCAGTTAGAGCTACCATCCTTTTAGGAGAGCTTTTACATATG GCAAACACAATTCTTCCTCATTCACATAGCCATCATTTGCACTGCTTGCCAACCCTAATGAATATGGCTGCATCCTTTGATATTCCCAAGGAAAAGAGACT GCGAGccagtgcagccttgaactgtTTAAAACGCTTCCATGAAATGAAGAAACGAGGACCTAAGCCTTATAGTCTTCATTTAGACCACATTATTcagaaagcaattgcaacacacCAGAAACGGGATCAGTATCTCCGAGTGCAGAAAGATATATTTGTTCTTAAG GATACAGAGGAAGCTCTTTTAATTAACCTTAGAGACAGCCAAGTTCTTCAACATAAAGAGAATCTTGAATGGAATTGGAATCTTATAGGGACCATTCTTAAG TGGCCAAATGTAAATCTAAGAAACTATAAAGATGAACAGTTACACAG GTTTGTACGAAGACTACTTTATTTTTACAAGCCCAGCAGTAAATTATATGCCAACCTGGATCTGGATTTTGCCAAGGCCAAACAGCTCACAGTTGTAGGTTGCCAGTTTACAGAATTTCTTCTTGAATCTGAAGAG GATGGGCAAGGTTACTTAGAAGATCTAGTAAAGGATATTGTTCAGTGGCTCAATGCTTCCTCTGGAATGAAACCTGAAAGAAGTCTTCAAAATAATGGTTTATTGACCACCCTTAGTCAacactactttttatttattggaACACTTTCTTGCCACCCTCATGGAGTTAAAATGCTGGAAAAATGCAGTGTATTTCAATG tctccttAATCTTTGCTCCTTGAAAAACCAAGATCACTTGCTAAAACTTACTGTTTCCAGCTTGGACTATAGCAGAGATGGATTGGCTAGAGTCATCCTTTCCAAAATTTTAACTGCAGCTACTGAT GCCTGCAGGCTCTATGCAACAAAACATTTAAGGGTATTATTGAGAGCTAATGTTGAATTCTTTAATAATTGGGGAATTGAGTTGTTAGTGACCCAGCtacatgataaaaacaaaacgATTTCTTCTGAAGCTCTTGATATCCTCGATGAAGCATGTGAAGACAag GCCAATCTTCATGCTCTCATTCAGATGAAACCAGCTTTATCCCACCTTGGAGACAAGGGTTTGCTTCTCCTCCTGAg atTTCTCTCCATTCCAAAAGGGTTTTCCTATCTGAATGAAAGAGGTTATGTAGCAAAACAATTGGAAAAGTGGCACAAG GAATATAACTCAAAATATGTTGACTTGATTGAGGAACAACTCAATGAAGCACTTACTACTTATCGGAAGCCTGTTGATGGTGATAACTATGTTCGTCGGAGTAACCAAAG ATTACAGCGTCCTCATGTCTACCTGCCTATTCACCTTTATGGACAACTAGTACACCATAAAACAGGTTGCCATTTGTTGGAAGTACAG aaTATTATTACAGAACTCTGTCGTAATGTTCGTACACCAGATTTGGATAAatgggaagaaattaaaaaactgaaagcatcTCTTTGGGCCTTG ggaAATATCGGCTCATCAAATTGGGGTCTCAATTTGCTACAGGAAGAAAACGTGATTCCAGATATACTAAAACTTGCAAAACAGTGTGAAGTTCTCTCCATCAGAGG GACCTGTGTATATGTACTTGGGCTCATAGCTAAAACCAAACAAGGCTGTGATATTCTAAAATGTCACAACTGGGATGCTGTGAGACATAGTCGCAAACATCTGTGGCCAGTGGTTCCAGATGATGTGGAACAACTCTGTAATGAACTTTCATCTATTCCAAGCACTCTAAGTTTGAACTCAGAGTCAACCAGCTCTAGACATAATAGTGAAAGTGAATCTGTGCCATCGA GTATGTTCATATTGGAGGATGACCGGTTTGGCAGCAGCTCTACTAGTACATTTTTCCTTGATATCAACGAAGATACAGAGCCAGCATATTATGACCGATCTGGACCCATAAAGGATAAAAATTCGTTCCCTTTCTTTGCTTCTAGTAAACTTGTGAAGAATCGTATCTTAAATTCACTTACTTTGCCTAACAAAAAACATCGTAGTAGCAGTGATCCAAAAGGAGGAAAACTGTCATCTGAAAGTAAGACAAGCAACAGGCGAATCAGAACACTTACGGAGCCCAGCGTTGATTTTAATCATAGTGATGATTTTACACCCACATCCACTGCACAGAAAACATTACAATTAGAGACTTCATTTATGGGGAATAAGCACATTGAAGACACTGGTAGTACACCAAGCATTGgagaaaatgacttaaaattcACCAAGAACTTTGGTGCAGAGAATCACAGAGAAAATACAAGCCGAGAGAGGTTAGTAGTAGAAAGTTCAACAAGCTCACATATGAAGATGCGTAGCCAAAGTTTTAATACAGACACTACAACAAGTGGCATAAGTTCAATGAGCTCAAGTCCTTCACGAGAGACAGTAGGTGTAGATGCTACAACTATGGACACAGACTGTGGAAGCATGAGTACTGTGGTAAGTACTAAAACTGTTAAGACAAGCCACTATTTGACGCCACAGTCTAACCATCTGTCTCTCTCCAAATCAAATTCGGTGTCCCTGGTGCCTCCAGGTTCTTCTCATACGCTTCCTAGAAGAGCACAGTCCCTTAAGGCACCCTCTATTGCTACAATTAAAAGTCTAGCAGATTGTAACTTTAGTTACACAAGTTCTAGAGATGCTTTTGGCTATGCTACACTGAAAAGACTACAGCAACAAAGAATGCATCCATCCTTATCTCACTCTGAAGCTTTGGCATCTCCAGCAAAAGATGTGCTATTTACTGATACCATCACCATGAAGGCCAACAGTTTTGAGTCCCGATTAACACCAAGCAG GATcgattttaaaaagaagcatgtCGGGGGAATCAGGAGCTTAAGACCTACAATAACAAACAACCTTTTCAG gTTCATGAAAGCCTTAAGTTATGCATCATTGGATAAAGAAGATTTATTGAGTCCTATTAATCAAAATACCCTGCAACGATCCTCCTCAGTGCGGTCCATGGTGTCCAGTGCCACATACGGGGGTTCAGATGATTACATCGGTCTTGCTCTCCCGGTGGATATAAATGATATATTCCAG GTAAAGGATATTCCCTATTTTCAGACAAAAAACATACCGCCACATGATGATCGAGGTGCAAGAGCATTTGCCCATGATGCAGGAG GTCTTCCATCTGGAACTGGAGGTCTTGTAAAAAATTCTTTTCACTTGCTACGACAGCAGATGAGTCTTACGGAAATAATGAATTCAATCCATTCAGATGCCTCTCTGTTTTTAGAAAGTACAGAAGACACTGGACTACAGGAACATACAGATGATAACTGCCTTTATTGTGTCTGTATTGAAATTCTGGGTTTCCAGCCCAGCAACCAACTAAGTGCAATATGTAGTCATTCAG actttCAAGATATTCCatattctgattggtgtgagcaGACCATCCATAATCCCTTAGAAGTGGTTCCCTCTAAGTTTTCGGGGATTTCTGGATGCAGTGATGGGGTGTCTCAAGAAGGCTCAGCTAGCAGCACCAAAAGCACGGAGTTGTTACTAG GTGTTAAAACAATTCCAGATGATACACCAATGTGCCGTATACTCCTTCGCAAAGAAGTTCTAAGATTAGTCATTAATTTGAGTAGTTCAGTTTCAACTAAATGTCATGAGACTGGGCTTTTAAC aattaaggAGAAGTATCCTCAAACATTTGATGACATATGCCTTTACTCTGAGGTTTCCCACTTGCTGTCACACTGCACATTCAGACTTCCGTGTCGGAGGTTCATACAAGAATTATTTCAAGATGTACAGTTTCTACAA ATGCATGAAGAAGCAGAGGCTGTGTTGGCAACACCACCAAAGCAACCTATAGTTGATACATCTGCTGAATCCTGA